Proteins encoded together in one Coffea arabica cultivar ET-39 chromosome 2c, Coffea Arabica ET-39 HiFi, whole genome shotgun sequence window:
- the LOC113725320 gene encoding wound-induced protein 1-like, which produces MRLLTGNTDKDSFNFVPQSVAAFGSTVLVEGCDQARNITWVHAWTVTDGIITQVREYFNTSLTVTRFGAADNPSSSNFAQITSLHCPSVWESSLASQVGISVPGLVLAI; this is translated from the coding sequence ATGCGCCTCCTCACCGGCAATACTGACAAAGACTCCTTCAATTTCGTCCCACAATCAGTCGCCGCCTTTGGATCCACCGTCCTCGTAGAAGGGTGCGATCAGGCCCGCAACATCACCTGGGTTCACGCCTGGACCGTCACTGATGGGATAATTACCCAAGTCCGCGAGTACTTCAACACTTCCCTGACGGTGACCCGATTCGGGGCCGCAGATAATCCCTCCTCCTCGAATTTTGCCCAGATTACCTCTCTCCATTGCCCGTCCGTTTGGGAGAGCAGTCTCGCTAGCCAAGTCGGGATATCCGTGCCCGGTCTCGTCCTGGCTATTTGA